Proteins found in one Paenibacillus dendritiformis genomic segment:
- a CDS encoding helix-turn-helix domain-containing protein, whose protein sequence is MSDLKIFLGARIRELRKQRGYTQAELGEQCGMKASYIGGAERGSLNISLDSLERIIRALDVSIEQFFSFDTASVDAERLGIAGTLELHVKLLKGREAEDVKLVHRIAKDMLETFDRRLNNN, encoded by the coding sequence ATGTCGGACTTGAAAATATTTTTGGGCGCACGGATTCGCGAGCTTCGGAAGCAGAGAGGCTATACGCAGGCGGAGCTGGGAGAACAGTGCGGAATGAAGGCTTCGTATATCGGCGGCGCTGAACGCGGCAGCTTGAATATTTCGCTTGATTCGCTGGAACGGATTATTCGTGCGCTGGATGTCAGCATCGAACAATTTTTCTCGTTTGATACGGCAAGCGTAGATGCGGAGCGTCTGGGCATCGCCGGCACCCTTGAACTGCACGTAAAGCTGTTGAAGGGCCGGGAAGCAGAGGATGTGAAGCTGGTCCACCGGATTGCGAAGGACATGCTGGAGACGTTCGACCGGAGATTAAACAATAACTAG
- a CDS encoding alpha/beta fold hydrolase — translation MGYYITVEPGVNLYVEDINPGGSKTIVFLHGWPLSHKQFEYQFDLLPAMGYRCIGIDWRGFGKSDKPMSGYNYDRLADDIRSVVDALQLKNVTLAGHSTGGAISIRYIARHNGYGVSKLVLIDAAAPIGFTAETANRLLTQALNDRPKMMREVTDTFFFQYITSPFSEWFFQLGLQAAGWSTAAIIMTLRDEKLYADLQKILVPTLIVHGVHDKVIPFAQAQELNQKIRNSQLVPFHYSGHGPFWEERDKFNQLLRQFIG, via the coding sequence GTGGGATACTATATTACTGTAGAACCAGGTGTAAATTTATATGTGGAGGATATCAATCCAGGGGGCAGCAAGACGATTGTGTTTCTACATGGTTGGCCGCTAAGCCATAAACAGTTTGAGTATCAGTTTGATCTTCTTCCTGCAATGGGATACCGCTGTATAGGAATTGACTGGAGGGGCTTCGGCAAGTCGGATAAACCAATGAGCGGCTACAACTATGACCGATTAGCAGATGATATTCGCTCTGTTGTTGATGCACTACAATTGAAAAACGTTACACTAGCGGGTCACTCTACGGGTGGGGCTATCTCTATTCGTTATATTGCTCGGCATAATGGTTATGGCGTATCTAAACTTGTCCTTATAGACGCTGCAGCTCCTATAGGCTTTACTGCAGAAACTGCGAATAGATTACTTACTCAAGCGTTAAATGACCGTCCTAAGATGATGCGGGAAGTAACAGACACCTTTTTCTTTCAATATATAACAAGTCCATTCTCTGAGTGGTTTTTTCAATTGGGGCTACAAGCAGCAGGTTGGTCAACAGCAGCAATCATCATGACGCTAAGAGATGAGAAGCTTTATGCGGATTTGCAAAAAATACTTGTCCCAACCTTAATCGTTCACGGCGTTCACGACAAAGTTATTCCATTTGCACAAGCTCAGGAACTAAATCAAAAAATAAGAAATTCACAGCTTGTTCCGTTTCATTACAGCGGTCATGGTCCTTTCTGGGAAGAACGTGACAAGTTTAACCAGCTATTGAGGCAATTTATTGGCTGA
- a CDS encoding helix-turn-helix domain-containing protein: MRKLLITNRHGWNIYSLSRLTSTIQDPKQRIKVEAVRLVMSGHTAKDVAQQLGIHRQTVSNYVKIFNKGGLEQLLTNVPSPGKPRILTPEQEEELIGIISSRMPSSGSSAGWSMRDIQDLLEKHFQVHMTRTGVRDMLRRLGLKYTSSGYVLYRTE, translated from the coding sequence ATGCGAAAACTGTTAATTACGAACCGTCATGGATGGAATATTTATTCCTTGAGCCGCTTGACGTCCACCATCCAAGATCCGAAGCAGCGGATCAAGGTGGAGGCCGTCCGTCTTGTCATGTCCGGACACACCGCTAAGGATGTCGCGCAGCAGCTGGGCATTCACCGCCAGACGGTATCGAATTATGTAAAAATCTTCAACAAGGGCGGCCTCGAACAGCTGCTAACCAACGTTCCTTCTCCCGGGAAGCCAAGAATACTGACTCCGGAGCAGGAGGAAGAACTGATCGGCATCATCAGCAGCCGCATGCCTTCTAGCGGCTCATCTGCGGGCTGGTCGATGCGTGACATCCAGGATCTGCTGGAGAAGCATTTCCAGGTGCATATGACGCGGACGGGCGTTCGGGATATGCTGCGCAGATTAGGTCTTAAGTACACCTCATCCGGCTATGTGCTCTATCGTACCGAATAG
- a CDS encoding 4'-phosphopantetheinyl transferase family protein, whose translation MKIAALRWDRHTDDRIVQRLVPFLSAEQQERYARLSQRADGHRMVIAEVLVRCQICRLTGRRNDEIAFIRNRFGKPYMAPSSSIFFNISHSGCWIVTAIDRCDVGIDIERIRPLEPEEARNLCTPREYRIASGLDADARARFLHWLWTAKQSYLKARGTGRYGPLDELEILPDGVHPWRLPSVWHARGYVFTRIESLDTGYCVTACGVDSKIAPIEHWTLEQLLDRFQPYCSSMIRS comes from the coding sequence ATGAAGATTGCTGCTCTCCGCTGGGACCGCCATACCGATGATCGCATTGTTCAACGTCTTGTTCCGTTCCTGTCTGCCGAACAGCAGGAGCGGTACGCGAGGCTGAGCCAGCGTGCGGACGGTCATCGCATGGTTATCGCCGAAGTTCTCGTCCGATGCCAGATTTGCCGTCTGACCGGGAGGAGGAATGACGAGATCGCATTCATCCGGAACCGGTTCGGCAAGCCGTATATGGCCCCAAGCAGTTCCATATTTTTTAATATATCGCATTCGGGTTGCTGGATCGTGACGGCTATCGATCGCTGCGATGTCGGCATCGATATCGAGCGGATCAGGCCACTGGAGCCTGAGGAGGCCCGCAATCTGTGCACGCCCCGGGAATACCGGATCGCTTCCGGCCTGGACGCGGATGCGCGCGCCCGCTTTCTCCATTGGCTGTGGACGGCCAAGCAGAGCTATCTCAAAGCCCGCGGAACCGGACGATACGGTCCGCTGGATGAACTGGAGATACTGCCGGACGGAGTTCACCCGTGGCGGCTTCCGTCGGTCTGGCATGCGCGGGGATATGTCTTTACCCGGATTGAGAGTCTGGATACCGGGTATTGTGTGACGGCATGCGGTGTCGATTCCAAGATTGCGCCCATAGAGCATTGGACATTGGAACAATTATTGGATAGGTTCCAACCCTATTGTTCGTCAATGATAAGGAGCTGA
- a CDS encoding non-ribosomal peptide synthetase, translated as MSAIPFTTEQLTGYDAHTFEIPSAIVDGLEQLTRTRSVTLEAAVGVAWSGLVARYDNAGEVVLHAMASQSREGVLVAVRPEETLWSAAEALCGQLQTGGEDPGPGGDITTCCWCQDAEVPGRTRADISAGDLHARILGKEAAIRAPYLFTIYYRPERFSLDAAKQMGQQFNQMLSEAVQAPDKPIGEWDLLTKEDIQRFIERHNRTQYPYPKHRTVPSLFEEQAARIPDEPAIIEEGRQFTYKELNQAANRLAHYLRKQGVEREQAVGILAERTAEMVIGILAIIKAGGAYVPIDPDHPQDRIQYLLEDSGARLVLTSAGLSGRLPAEAEQVPLEGTAWADQPDHNPEPAGGAEDLIYIIYTSGSTGRPKGVMVTHRNVVRLVKNTNYVDFQAGDRILQTGSLVFDASTFEIWGSLLNGIGLVLVDKTTILDSRQLEEALRRFGITTMFLTTALFLQLIDRNPAIFKPVRQLFVGGELMSPKHFYRAAQECAPIRLSNIYGPTENTTFSTCYELKEEREGPIPIGTPIGNSTVYVVNAHGKLQPAGATGELWVGGDGVARGYLNRDDLTEKMFIDSPFVPGERIYKTGDLVRLCADGQLEFVGRKDHQVKIRGYRMELGEIEARIHSHSQVKETLVTDFEEAPGQKALCAYVVAEGGLDAAGLRAYLAQLLPEYMVPGYFMFLERMPLTINGKIDRAKLPRPERQERAAVQYTPPTNETERKLAAIWQELLGIEPIGIDDHFFELGGHSLKVAQLQARIYETFQVTLSFKLLFEMPHIRSLASLIAQLEQGGFEAIEPAPDKPHYRLAPAQQRMYALQQRTAIGMAYHVPLLYRLPGDSDPERLEQALRKLVERHEALRTSFHWEDGEVVQRVHPAVDFAMQRLEADGRTAEEAAASFLRPFRMEEAPLLRAAWIRLAKGEAALLLDVHHIVFDGTSLSLLAEELAALYAGRALPAQTLHYKDYAEWQAERENREQEAEEAYWLRMLEGELPVLELPTDFPRPPMQTFAGDIVRATLPVADAAALKKLASERGTTLYMALLAVYNLLLAAYADKEDIIVGCAVAARTHPDLERMMGMFVNTLPIRSYPEGSKPFADYLAELKESLLAAYEYQTYPLDKLVDQLSYPRDMSRNPLFDTVFVMQNMGDTTLELDGAACEAIPYHNGSSKFDVTLEAVEREDAVLLNFEYNTALFRRDTIERLAGHFLQLVQEAVRKPEAFIGELDMITAQEREQIVAEFNRTEADYPREATIHGLFEEQARRTPDRTAVTDPQRSLTYAELNAEANRLAHELRRRGVSREQAVGVLTERTAEMIVGVLAIMKAGGAYVPIDPDYPADRVDYLLEDSGAKLVLASGSLAGQLPPHIARVGFEAAAAGAGSSGEEEVAIDPDGVNEAEDLAYLMYTSGSTGKPKGVMVTHRNVIRLVQNTNFVSFREDDCILQTGSLVFDASTLEIWGALLNGLRLVLVDKMTILDESALAEAIARHEVTMMWLTSPLFTQLAEKNPELFRPVRTLLVGGDVLSPKHIYRVREASAPITIINGYGPTENTTFTSCYEIAGERPGSIPIGKPIANSTAYVVNAFGKLQPIGVPGELWAGGDGVARGYLNRSDLTAEKFIDSPFRPGERIYKTGDLVRWLPDGNIEFLGRKDHQVKIRGFRMELGEIEAEIRSHPQVKDVLVSVREEAPGQKALCAHIVAEGGLTAADVRAYVLASLPDYMAPAYYAFLERMPLTTNGKIDRSKLPEPEKLEGVSGSMAAPENDIEQKLADAWQEVLGLTAVGVEDNFFDIGGHSLKAITLVARLKQEFIVDVADIFAYPTIRQLARHIEYRPNHLQEKLARIRERYAAAPDGEAPAVAEARRRYRSGIEGQIHPEAQRRTEYRHVLLTGSTGYLGAYLLHEIISRTGSEVSVIVRGRTPDEARGRLADKLAYYFGPDWFPMHAARIHLVNGELSAERLGLEAEDYERLAGGIDCIVHAAANVKHYGHYDEFVQSNVTATERLIELALEQTPKAFHHVSTMSVGMGSIDGRAEVLFTEDDGDLGQQHHNVYVKTKFEAELRIQEARARGLQASIYRVGNIVCHSDTGHFQENIADNAFYNTIKSYLGLGAVLASEPDTDLSFVNQVSAAIVTLFDKPALYNGTYHVYNPHLISLSELLAAHPGIAVKPLAAGPFFDELYARFEREENREAVESVLLHNGWMDEASGGTVFVHTAERTAVLLARLGFAWTKPAEAEFRRLLEHAEAVGFLPPASSQE; from the coding sequence TTGTCTGCCATTCCATTTACTACCGAACAGCTTACGGGCTATGACGCCCATACATTCGAGATTCCTTCTGCCATCGTGGATGGTCTGGAACAGTTGACACGCACCCGTTCGGTCACATTGGAGGCTGCAGTGGGCGTGGCATGGAGCGGTCTGGTTGCGCGATACGATAACGCAGGGGAAGTCGTTCTTCATGCGATGGCCAGCCAGAGCCGGGAAGGCGTGCTGGTGGCGGTTCGTCCGGAGGAGACGCTGTGGAGCGCGGCGGAGGCGCTGTGCGGCCAGTTGCAGACCGGCGGGGAGGACCCGGGTCCTGGCGGCGACATCACGACATGCTGCTGGTGCCAGGATGCCGAGGTGCCCGGCAGGACGAGAGCCGATATTTCGGCCGGAGACCTGCATGCCCGGATTTTGGGTAAGGAAGCGGCTATCCGCGCCCCCTATTTATTTACGATTTATTATCGGCCGGAGCGCTTCAGCCTGGATGCCGCCAAGCAGATGGGGCAGCAGTTCAACCAGATGCTGAGCGAGGCGGTGCAAGCCCCGGATAAGCCGATCGGAGAGTGGGATCTCCTGACGAAGGAGGACATTCAGCGCTTCATCGAGCGGCACAACCGGACGCAATATCCTTATCCGAAGCACCGGACGGTGCCTTCCCTGTTCGAGGAACAGGCGGCCCGCATTCCTGACGAACCGGCCATTATCGAAGAAGGCCGCCAATTTACATACAAGGAATTGAATCAAGCCGCGAACCGGCTTGCCCATTATTTGCGCAAGCAAGGGGTCGAACGCGAGCAAGCGGTAGGCATCCTCGCCGAGCGGACGGCGGAGATGGTCATCGGTATTCTCGCGATCATCAAGGCCGGCGGCGCGTACGTCCCTATCGACCCGGATCATCCGCAGGATCGGATTCAATATTTGCTGGAGGACAGCGGGGCCCGGCTCGTGCTGACGAGCGCCGGGCTGTCCGGACGGTTGCCGGCGGAAGCGGAGCAGGTGCCGTTGGAAGGGACGGCCTGGGCCGATCAGCCGGATCATAATCCGGAACCGGCCGGCGGCGCGGAGGATTTAATTTATATTATCTACACCTCGGGATCGACCGGCAGACCGAAGGGCGTCATGGTGACCCATCGCAACGTGGTCCGGCTCGTCAAAAATACGAATTACGTCGATTTTCAGGCGGGAGATCGCATCCTGCAGACCGGATCGCTCGTGTTCGATGCGTCCACCTTTGAAATCTGGGGCTCGCTCCTGAATGGAATCGGCCTCGTGCTGGTCGACAAGACGACAATATTGGACAGCCGCCAATTGGAGGAAGCGCTGCGCCGCTTCGGCATCACGACGATGTTCCTTACGACGGCGCTGTTCCTGCAGCTGATTGACCGCAACCCGGCCATTTTCAAGCCGGTGCGCCAATTGTTCGTCGGCGGCGAATTGATGTCGCCGAAGCATTTCTACCGGGCGGCGCAGGAGTGCGCGCCGATTCGGCTGTCGAACATCTACGGCCCGACGGAGAATACGACCTTCTCGACTTGCTATGAGCTGAAGGAGGAGCGGGAGGGCCCGATTCCCATCGGGACGCCGATCGGGAACTCGACCGTATATGTCGTCAATGCGCACGGCAAGCTGCAGCCGGCTGGAGCAACCGGGGAGCTGTGGGTCGGCGGAGACGGCGTGGCGCGCGGTTATTTGAACCGTGACGATCTGACGGAGAAAATGTTCATCGACAGCCCGTTCGTGCCGGGGGAACGAATCTACAAGACCGGGGATCTGGTCCGCTTATGCGCGGACGGCCAGCTGGAGTTCGTCGGCCGCAAGGATCATCAGGTCAAAATTCGCGGCTACCGCATGGAGCTCGGCGAGATTGAGGCCCGCATCCACAGCCACAGCCAGGTGAAAGAGACGCTTGTCACCGATTTCGAGGAAGCCCCGGGACAGAAGGCGTTGTGCGCCTACGTCGTCGCGGAAGGCGGGCTGGACGCTGCCGGGTTGAGAGCATACCTGGCGCAGCTGCTGCCGGAATATATGGTTCCCGGCTATTTCATGTTCCTGGAGCGGATGCCGCTGACGATCAACGGCAAGATCGACCGGGCCAAGCTGCCCCGGCCGGAGAGACAAGAGCGGGCGGCCGTGCAGTATACGCCCCCGACGAACGAGACGGAGCGCAAGCTGGCGGCCATCTGGCAGGAGCTGCTTGGCATTGAGCCGATCGGTATCGACGATCATTTCTTTGAACTGGGCGGACACTCGCTCAAGGTGGCTCAATTGCAGGCGCGAATCTATGAGACGTTCCAGGTGACGCTCTCCTTCAAGCTGCTGTTCGAGATGCCGCATATCCGTTCGCTCGCCTCGCTAATCGCCCAGTTGGAGCAGGGCGGCTTCGAAGCGATCGAGCCTGCGCCGGACAAGCCGCATTACCGGCTCGCCCCGGCCCAGCAGCGGATGTACGCCTTGCAGCAGCGGACCGCTATCGGCATGGCGTACCATGTGCCGCTTCTCTACCGCCTGCCGGGGGACTCTGATCCGGAACGGCTGGAGCAGGCGCTGCGGAAGCTGGTGGAGCGCCATGAGGCGCTGCGCACGTCCTTCCATTGGGAGGACGGCGAAGTCGTCCAGCGGGTGCATCCGGCCGTAGACTTCGCCATGCAGCGGCTGGAGGCCGATGGCCGCACGGCAGAGGAGGCAGCCGCATCGTTCCTGCGTCCGTTCCGGATGGAGGAGGCCCCGCTGCTGCGGGCGGCCTGGATCCGGTTGGCGAAAGGCGAGGCGGCGCTGCTGCTTGACGTTCACCATATCGTCTTCGACGGAACGTCGCTCAGCCTTCTGGCCGAGGAATTGGCCGCCCTGTATGCGGGCCGGGCGCTTCCGGCGCAGACGCTGCATTACAAAGATTACGCCGAATGGCAGGCGGAGCGGGAGAACCGCGAGCAGGAAGCGGAAGAGGCGTATTGGCTGCGGATGCTGGAAGGCGAACTGCCGGTGCTGGAGCTGCCGACGGACTTCCCGCGGCCTCCAATGCAGACCTTCGCGGGGGACATCGTCCGCGCGACGCTGCCGGTAGCCGATGCCGCTGCGCTGAAGAAGCTGGCCTCGGAACGGGGGACGACGCTCTATATGGCGCTGCTCGCCGTGTACAACCTGCTGCTGGCCGCTTATGCGGACAAGGAGGATATCATCGTCGGCTGTGCCGTCGCGGCGCGGACGCATCCCGATCTGGAGCGGATGATGGGCATGTTCGTCAATACCTTGCCGATTCGCAGCTACCCGGAAGGGAGCAAGCCGTTCGCGGACTATCTGGCCGAGCTGAAGGAGAGCTTGCTGGCGGCGTATGAATACCAGACGTATCCTCTGGACAAGCTGGTCGACCAGCTGTCCTACCCGCGGGATATGAGCCGCAACCCGCTGTTCGACACGGTATTCGTCATGCAGAACATGGGCGATACGACGCTCGAGCTCGACGGCGCGGCCTGCGAGGCCATTCCTTATCATAACGGCTCCTCGAAGTTCGACGTGACGCTGGAGGCCGTGGAGCGGGAAGATGCCGTCTTGCTTAACTTTGAATACAATACGGCCCTCTTCCGCCGGGATACGATCGAGCGGTTGGCGGGGCACTTCCTGCAGCTCGTGCAGGAGGCGGTACGGAAGCCGGAAGCGTTCATTGGCGAATTGGACATGATTACGGCGCAAGAACGGGAGCAGATCGTCGCCGAGTTCAACCGGACCGAAGCGGACTATCCGCGTGAAGCGACGATTCACGGCCTGTTCGAGGAGCAGGCCCGCCGCACGCCGGATCGCACGGCGGTCACCGATCCGCAGCGCTCGCTTACCTATGCCGAGCTGAATGCGGAAGCGAACCGCCTGGCCCATGAGCTGCGGCGCCGCGGCGTCAGCCGGGAGCAAGCGGTCGGCGTCTTGACCGAGCGGACGGCGGAAATGATCGTCGGCGTGCTGGCCATTATGAAGGCGGGCGGCGCGTATGTGCCTATCGATCCGGATTATCCGGCGGATCGCGTCGATTACTTGCTGGAGGACAGCGGCGCGAAGCTCGTGCTTGCGAGCGGCTCGCTGGCGGGGCAGCTGCCGCCGCACATCGCCCGTGTCGGGTTCGAAGCGGCTGCCGCTGGGGCCGGCTCAAGCGGTGAAGAAGAGGTAGCGATCGATCCGGACGGCGTGAATGAGGCGGAGGATCTCGCCTATCTGATGTACACGTCGGGATCGACGGGCAAGCCGAAGGGGGTTATGGTGACCCACCGCAATGTCATCCGGCTCGTGCAGAATACGAACTTCGTCTCCTTCCGGGAGGACGACTGCATTCTCCAGACGGGCTCACTTGTGTTCGACGCTTCGACACTCGAGATCTGGGGAGCGCTGCTGAACGGCCTGCGCCTGGTGCTCGTCGACAAGATGACGATTCTGGATGAGAGCGCCCTGGCCGAAGCGATTGCACGCCACGAGGTAACGATGATGTGGCTGACCTCGCCGCTGTTCACCCAGCTGGCGGAGAAGAATCCGGAGCTGTTCCGGCCGGTGCGCACGCTGCTTGTCGGCGGCGATGTGCTGTCGCCGAAGCATATCTACCGGGTGCGGGAAGCGAGTGCGCCAATCACGATTATCAACGGGTACGGGCCGACGGAGAATACGACGTTCACGTCCTGCTACGAGATTGCCGGCGAGCGGCCGGGCTCGATCCCGATCGGGAAGCCGATTGCCAATTCGACGGCTTATGTCGTCAACGCGTTCGGCAAGCTGCAGCCGATCGGCGTTCCGGGCGAGCTGTGGGCTGGCGGCGACGGCGTCGCCCGCGGTTACTTGAACCGGAGCGACTTGACCGCCGAGAAGTTCATCGACAGCCCGTTCCGGCCGGGGGAACGGATCTACAAGACCGGCGATCTGGTGCGCTGGCTGCCGGATGGCAATATCGAATTCCTCGGGCGGAAGGATCATCAGGTCAAAATACGCGGCTTCCGCATGGAGCTGGGCGAGATTGAGGCGGAGATCCGCAGTCATCCGCAGGTGAAGGACGTGCTCGTGTCCGTCCGCGAGGAAGCGCCGGGGCAGAAGGCGCTTTGCGCCCATATCGTGGCGGAAGGCGGGCTGACGGCGGCCGATGTCCGCGCCTATGTGCTGGCCAGCCTGCCGGATTATATGGCGCCGGCCTATTATGCCTTCCTGGAGCGCATGCCGCTGACGACGAACGGCAAGATCGACCGTTCGAAGCTGCCGGAGCCGGAGAAGCTCGAAGGCGTATCCGGCAGCATGGCGGCGCCGGAGAACGATATCGAGCAGAAGCTGGCCGACGCGTGGCAGGAGGTGCTCGGGCTGACGGCGGTCGGCGTCGAGGACAACTTCTTCGACATCGGCGGCCATTCCTTGAAGGCGATCACGCTGGTCGCCCGGCTGAAGCAGGAATTCATCGTCGATGTCGCAGACATCTTCGCTTATCCGACGATTCGGCAGCTCGCCCGTCATATCGAGTACCGGCCGAATCATCTGCAGGAGAAGCTGGCGCGCATACGCGAACGGTATGCCGCGGCCCCGGACGGGGAAGCGCCGGCGGTCGCGGAAGCGCGCCGCCGCTACCGCAGCGGCATCGAAGGCCAGATACATCCGGAGGCGCAGCGCCGGACGGAGTACCGCCATGTGCTGCTGACGGGATCGACCGGCTATCTGGGCGCCTATTTGCTGCACGAGATCATCTCGCGCACCGGCAGCGAGGTCAGCGTCATCGTGCGGGGGCGAACGCCAGACGAGGCGCGCGGGCGCTTGGCGGACAAGCTGGCCTACTATTTCGGCCCGGACTGGTTCCCGATGCATGCTGCGCGTATCCACCTCGTGAACGGCGAGCTGTCAGCGGAACGGTTGGGCCTTGAGGCCGAGGACTATGAGCGGCTCGCCGGCGGGATCGACTGCATCGTTCACGCGGCGGCGAACGTGAAGCATTACGGCCACTATGACGAATTCGTGCAGAGCAATGTGACGGCGACGGAACGGTTGATTGAGCTGGCGCTGGAACAGACTCCGAAGGCGTTCCATCATGTGTCGACGATGTCGGTCGGCATGGGCTCCATCGACGGCCGCGCCGAAGTGCTGTTCACGGAAGATGACGGCGATCTCGGCCAGCAGCATCATAACGTCTATGTGAAGACTAAGTTCGAAGCGGAGCTGCGCATTCAGGAAGCCCGCGCCCGCGGCCTGCAGGCGAGCATCTATCGGGTCGGCAATATCGTCTGCCATTCGGACACGGGCCATTTCCAGGAAAATATCGCGGACAACGCTTTTTACAATACGATTAAGTCTTATCTTGGCCTGGGAGCCGTACTGGCGTCGGAGCCGGATACCGATCTGTCCTTCGTCAATCAGGTGAGCGCGGCCATCGTTACGCTGTTCGACAAGCCGGCGCTGTACAACGGAACGTACCACGTGTACAACCCGCATCTAATCAGCTTGTCCGAGCTGCTGGCCGCCCACCCTGGCATCGCGGTGAAGCCGCTGGCTGCGGGTCCGTTCTTCGATGAACTGTACGCCCGCTTCGAGCGGGAAGAGAACCGGGAGGCGGTCGAGAGCGTGCTGCTGCACAACGGCTGGATGGATGAAGCATCCGGAGGGACCGTCTTCGTGCATACGGCGGAACGGACGGCGGTGCTGCTCGCTCGCTTGGGCTTCGCGTGGACGAAGCCGGCTGAGGCGGAATTCCGGCGGCTGCTTGAGCATGCCGAGGCCGTCGGCTTCCTGCCGCCAGCATCAAGCCAGGAATAG